A window of the Brassica napus cultivar Da-Ae chromosome A2, Da-Ae, whole genome shotgun sequence genome harbors these coding sequences:
- the LOC106357281 gene encoding uncharacterized protein LOC106357281 yields MGNYASSALSKTSSSSSAARVILPDGEVRHIHEPTKAAELMMEIPSFFLVDAKSLKIGRKLHPLAADDDLELKGCHVYVTFPMTRATSAANASDMTRLFLAAKKQQRRRVGNKSSRDGTAVKHCHNGRVSPDGEVGDVGVITAVSKLSLEDIEEFSAAEFMHRISISKSKKPKLETIDEESLC; encoded by the coding sequence ATGGGAAACTATGCTTCTTCGGCTCTAAGCAAAACCTCGTCCTCTTCATCGGCGGCGAGAGTGATTCTCCCGGACGGTGAAGTCCGTCACATTCACGAACCAACTAAAGCCGCAGAGCTTATGATGGAGATTCCCAGCTTCTTCCTCGTCGACGCCAAGTCGTTAAAAATAGGACGTAAGCTTCACCCGTTAGCCGCCGATGACGATCTTGAACTCAAAGGCTGTCACGTCTACGTAACTTTCCCCATGACGCGTGCCACGTCAGCAGCTAACGCTTCGGACATGACTAGGTTATTCCTAGCCGCCAAGAAACAGCAACGCCGCCGAGTTGGTAACAAATCTTCCCGTGACGGAACAGCCGTGAAGCATTGTCACAACGGAAGGGTGTCGCCGGACGGAGAAGTGGGGGACGTTGGGGTGATAACGGCGGTATCGAAGCTGAGTTTAGAAGATATCGAAGAGTTTTCGGCGGCGGAGTTTATGCATAGGATCTCTATTTCGAAATCCAAGAAGCCAAAGTTAGAAACTATAGATGAAGAATCTTTGTGTTAA
- the LOC106354415 gene encoding DDB1- and CUL4-associated factor 4-like yields the protein MRPELPGFYFDEEKKKYFAIKGPIPGSKPSSSSSSSSRTKQKPDPKPLKEPNYQKRNKLKALKLLCSRELSGSVIAVNKKKSNFKEEIEKTQASNPLVWRYDSTENIGDAALKEFQVDIQTSQGLTRKNILVAGSTGGCLSILRVSKAGQVPPFDEFETQALYGGTECDPVSVLPYKENKREAPRLIWRPAHSHLHAPSSISSIQLIGSSNPSDNSHHIKRALITTLGSSGRGSVFILSLAEEPYIVTPRSLRGNVSSECTIWTSDCSVSGTLAAIGTNVGAALVDLETGAGSYFLRSESDVLALQFHQSKGSIVQCGLRNGAIVSVDVRERPSRLTRHQIRSQSTSGTSQATARKKEWFKLRGNINPSHVLYMPSSLTCMKTLKTYDQYLMASSMDGTIKLYDQRMVKRGVAVQTYEGHVNSHTRIEFGIDPSERFLMSGGEDCYTRIWSIKSGQLLSENKFSNSVPSVVCWSAVEGQSELKDSIVHGAWLGSREAIFNMF from the exons ATGAGACCAG AGCTTCCTGGGTTTTATTTCGACGAGGAAAAGAAGAAATATTTCGCCATTAAAGGTCCAATCCCAGGCTcaaaaccttcttcttcttcatcgtcttcttcaaGAACGAAGCAAAAGCCAGACCCAAAGCCTCTCAAG GAACCTAATTATCAGAAGAGAAACAAACTAAAAGCTTTGAAGCTTCTTTGTTCTCGAGAGCTAAGTGGAAGTGTTATAGCTGTTAATAAGAAAAAGTCTAACTTCAAGGAGGAGATTGAAAAGACACAAGCCTCTAATCCTCTG GTGTGGAGATATGATTCAACGGAGAACATAGGGGATGCTGCTTTGAAAGAGTTTCAGGTTGATATACAAACATCTCAAGGCCTGACCAGAAAGAACATCTTAGTAGCTGGCAGTACTGGAGGCTGCTTGAG CATACTGAGAGTGTCCAAAGCTGGACAAGTACCACCCTTTGATGAGTTTGAAACTCAAGCTTTATATGGTGGAACCGAGTGTGATCCAGTTTCTGTTCTTCcttacaaagaaaacaaaagggaAGCACCTAGGCTTATATGGAGACCAGCACACTCTCATCTACATGCCCCTTCCAGCATATCTTCTATTCAGTTAATCGGAAGCTCTAATCCATCTGACAACTCCCACCACATAAAGCGAGCATT gatcACTACACTTGGTTCATCTGGACGAGGGTCGGTTTTCATCTTAAGCCTTGCTGAGGAACCTTACATTGTCACTCCGAGAAGCCTCAGAGGGAATGTTTCTTCCGAGTGTACTATTTGGACATCTGATTGCAGTGTGAGTGGGACTCTTGCAGCTATTGGCACCAATGTTGGAGCTGCTTTGGTTGATTTGGAGACAGGAGCTGGTTCTTACTTTCTCAGAAGCGAGAGCGATGTTTTGGCGCTTCAGTTTCACCAATCG AAGGGGAGCATTGTTCAATGCGGGCTCAGGAATGGAGCTATTGTGTCGGTTGATGTACGTGAGAGACCAAGCAGGCTCACTAGACACCAGATACGGTCTCAATCAACGAGTGGGACCAGTCAAGCTACTGCTAGAAAAAAAGAATGGTTTAAG CTTAGAGGAAACATTAATCCATCTCATGTGTTATATATGCCTTCATCTCTTACATG CATGAAGACACTGAAAACTTATGATCAGTACTTAATGGCAAGCTCAATGGATGGAACG ataAAGCTATATGATCAACGCATGGTTAAGAGAGGGGTGGCTGTACAGACATATGAAGGACATGTAAATTCTCATACTCGCATCGAATTTGGCATCGACCCATCAGAGAGATTCCTCATGTCAG GAGGAGAGGACTGTTACACTCGCATTTGGAGTATCAAATCTGGTCAACTTCTGTCTGAAAATAAATTCTCCAACAGTGTCCCTTCAGTTGTGTGTTGGTCTGCTGTTGAAG GGCAAAGCGAGTTGAAAGATAGCATTGTTCATGGGGCATGGCTTGGATCGCGTGAAGCAATTTTCAACATGTTTTAA
- the LOC106357282 gene encoding uncharacterized protein LOC106357282 codes for MKNLAMLVAIILFSCYVTSQVTASDMESMPSLRSEKLEWWHYHSYPYFHPKPPQWTFPCAGGKAFPPLPAGYNHPFHPVPFHPPPVVAKCLSDCKDVKTCMADIQKAFFTHKPVIGSDCCASIQKMDVDCDKTVFGAYHNPFFDYFVKLHCATKAGSTPSAPSPA; via the coding sequence ATGAAGAATCTTGCGATGCTTGTTGCTATTATACTCTTCTCATGCTATGTCACATCTCAAGTCACAGCAAGTGATATGGAGTCAATGCCATCACTGCGTAGCGAAAAGCTCGAATGGTGGCATTACCATTCCTACCCTTACTTTCACCCTAAGCCACCACAGTGGACGTTCCCATGTGCTGGCGGAAAGGCCTTTCCGCCACTCCCCGCCGGATACAACCACCCTTTCCACCCTGTTCCGTTCCATCCACCACCGGTAGTCGCCAAGTGCTTGTCTGATTGCAAGGATGTAAAAACATGTATGGCGGATATCCAGAAAGCTTTCTTCACCCACAAACCTGTTATTGGATCGGATTGTTGTGCTTCGATACAGAAGATGGATGTAGACTGTGACAAGACTGTTTTTGGAGCTTACCATAACCCTTTCTTTGACTACTTTGTTAAGCTACATTGCGCCACCAAAGCTGGATCTACTCCATCTGCTCCCTCGCCAGCTTAG
- the LOC125582367 gene encoding ADP,ATP carrier protein ER-ANT1-like, giving the protein MTSTKNPEKFSTDFAMGGAAAIVAKSAAAPIERVKLLLQNQGEMIKTRHLTTPYSSLSNCFLRIFKEEGVLSFWRGNQANVIRYFPTQASNFAFKGYFKTLLGYSKERDGYFKWFAGNVASGSAAGATTSLFLYHLDYARTRLGTDAKESSVNGKRQFRGMVDVYRRTLSSDGVKGLYRGFGVSIVGITLYRGMYFGMYDTIKPIVLVGSLEVMETEPVLRFCGL; this is encoded by the exons ATGACTTCGACCAAAAACCCCGAGAAATTCTCAACGGACTTCGCCATGGGAGGCGCAGCAGCCATCGTCGCCAAATCCGCAGCCGCCCCCATCGAAAGAGTAAAGCTTCTACTCCAAAACCAAGGAGAAATGATCAAAACACGACACCTCACCACCCCTTACTCAAGCCTCTCCAACTGCTTCCTCAGAATCTTCAAAGAAGAAGGCGTCCTCTCCTTCTGGAGAGGGAACCAAGCCAACGTCATCCGCTACTTCCCTACACAG gctTCCAACTTTGCGTTTAAAGGTTACTTCAAGACCCTCCTCGGATACTCCAAGGAGAGAGACGGTTACTTCAAGTGGTTCGCTGGGAATGTAGCTTCTGGAAGCGCTGCTGGTGCCACGACTTCGTTGTTTTTATACCATTTGGATTACGCGAGGACACGTTTGGGCACTGATGCGAAGGAGAGCTCGGTGAATGGGAAGAGACAGTTTAGAGGGATGGTTGATGTGTACCGTAGGACTTTGTCTAGCGACGGTGTTAAAGGGCTTTACCGTGGCTTTGGGGTTTCGATAGTGGGGATCACTCTTTACCGGGGGATGTATTTTGGGATGTATGATACCATCAAACCCATTGTGCTTGTTGGTTCCTTGGAGGTAATGGAGACAGAGCCGGTCCTGAGATTTTGTGGGCTATAG